The sequence AAGGTTTCGTGGCTCATTAACCCAGCACAACATGCAGCGGCAGCAATCGCCGGTCTTCTAGTTGCTTGGTTATTGATATCACTTATTCTAATTCTCAGGCCCGAACATTTGTCTAACAAGGGGGCTTCTGAAGCAGAACTGCATAAATTACGTTTGTTCCTTGAGCACGAACGGGGCAACTTACTGACCCATATGTTATTTGCTGGTGACAAAAGTTTTTTCTGGGCTTGCAACGATCAGGTTGTGATTCCTTATGCCGTGATCAGAAATAAACTCGTCGTTCTTGGCGATCCCATTGGACATGAGGATCTAATCAGTGAAGCCATTCAGGAATGTCAGCGTTTTGCAGATCTATATGATTTGTCGGTAGTGTTTTATCAGGTTTCTCCACATTATTTTCCGATTTATCTTGAAAATGGATACCGATTTTTTAAATTGGGTGAGGATGCTTTAGTTCCTTTGAAGCCTTTTACACTAATCGGGAAACAAAACGCAAGCTTACGGAGTGTGAATAACAGGTTCGATCGCGAAGGATTCCGTTTTGAAGTGGCACAACCTCCCCATGAGTCTCATTTAATTGAAAGACTTCGTGAAATTTCTCGAAACTGGTTGAAGGGAAAAAAAGAAAAGGGCTTTTCATTGGGCTGGTTCGAGGAGTCCTACTTGCAACTATCCACAATCACTTTACTAATCAGTCCAGAGGGAGAGATCATTGCGTTTGCCTCATTGGCTCCCAGCTATGATCATGGTGAAACTCTATCAGTCGATCTCATGCGCCATGACTTCAATACCCCAAACGGAACGATGGATCATTTATTTGTTTGTCTATTAAAATGGGCCAAGGAGCAGGATTATTTATATTTCAGCTTAGGAATGGCTCCATTATCGAGCGTAGGACAAGCTCAAGCAGCCATTCGAGAAGAAAAGCTTGCTCATTTTGTTTTTAAGCATGGAGGGTATTGGTATGGGTTTGAGGGTCTTAGAAAATACAAGGAAAAGTTCTCACCAGCTTGGGAGCCACGTTATCTTGCCTATCCTACTTCGGTCTCGCTCCCGATTCTTTTATTAGAGCTGGTAAGACTGATTGCGCGCCGACCCAAGAAAGGTATTGATTAAAGTGTGGGATAACAGTAAGAGAATACATAATTTCCACACATTCTTACGTTAGGATGGAGGTACATTCTGAAGGTGGGAGAAGCCAGTGAAGAGAAAAGAAACTTTTTGGAAGAGAATAATAAGGAATAAAATGGAATGGGTGTTATGGATGGATTTAATCCCGGGTCTGTCAATAATTTTGTGTAAACTCTTTTAAGCACAGATTCCCCCGAGGGGGAGTGGCGATTCATCGCAAGTGTTGACCGACCCGATCCGGGAAAAATACCGAAAGCTGAAGGAGCATTTGTCCCCAATTTTGAACGCGCCCCGTCCATTTTCGAGTCACGTCGACGGTGGCGAGATAGAGCATTTTTAGCAGCGCCTCATCCGTGGGGAAGATGCTTTTTCCTTTCGTCACTTTACGTAGCTGGCGGTGGTAACTCTCAATCATGTTTGTCGTGTAGATAAGCTTGCGGATCTCAGGAGGGTACTTGAAAAAGGTTGCTAATTCCTCCCAATTATTCCGCCAGAAACGGAGGATGAGCGGATATCTGGCTCCCCACACCTCTTCAAAACGGTCGAGTTCAAGCAAGGCTCTTCTTCGGTAGCTGCCTTGTAAATGGGCTTTAAATCGGCAGTAACCTTCTTCAGATCCTTGTACGAAACGTATCGCGTGGAACTACGGATTTGGTGAATAATACACTTTTGGATTTCCGTTTGAGGGTAGCAGGCCGCAATCGCTTGAGAGAACCCCGACAGGTTGTCCACACAGATGATGAGGATGTCTTGAACCCCGCGGTTCTTCAGTTCATTCAGTACGCTAAGCCAGAACTTAGAGGACTCGTTCTCTCCAATCCATATGCCCAGTACATCCTTGTTTCCATCCAGATCGATGCCAATGACCATGTAGGCTTCTTTGTTGATAATAGCCCCGTCCTGCTTGACTTTGAGGTGGATGGCATCCAGATAGACTACCGCGTAAACACCTTGTAAGGGGCGATTCTGCCACTCTTTAATGAGGGGAACAATCTTGTTGGTCACATTGGAAATGAGTGTGGGCGAGACCTCAATCCCGTACATATGCTGTAGATGATCTTGGATATCTCTCGTGCTGACGCCTTTGGCGTACAGCGCCACAATCTGCTCCTCAATGCCCGTTACATTCGATTGATGCTTCTTGACCACCAAAGGCTCAAACTCGCCTAAATGGTCTCGAGGGATAACGATTTCCTGCTCACCGTACTCACTGACTACGGTTTGCGGCTTTTTCCATTGCGACTGTTTGGAGTGAGTTTCGCCTTCACTTCATGCTTTCCATAACCCAAATGGGTATCCATTTCGGCTTCTAGCATCTCCTGAATCGTCTCAGCAAATAAATCCTTTAAGGCATTCTGCGCATCTTTTGCGCTGACCAAGTTGTTTTCCTTAATAAACTCCCGCAGTTGCTGTTTTGTCCAAAGTCCCATGTATTCTCCCCAACCTTTCTCTTACTTCCATTTTAATGGGTTTGAGAGTTTACACAATATATTTTACAGACTCTTAATCCCTGCTCCTTTACATCGCTGTTATTATGGTCATTTACTTTATATTTGGAGTTGCTAGAGAGAACATTTGTTTTATTCTTTTATAATCTCGGATTTATTGTTCCAGTTCTGTTGTTCGCGTCGATATTGGCGAATAAGAAGCTTCTGCAAGCACTTAGTAAGGACTTTCTGATTTCTCGAAAAGTATTAAAAAGTATCATAGCAATCGTGACAATATTAATGGGACTGTTATCAATTTATTTAGCTTAAAAATTAGGCGAATCCGGAAACCGGGATATAGTTGGGATTTTGAATAATCAAATTCATAGCCAAAGAGGGGTCAGTAGTATGAGAGTTATATTGTTCGAAATCGGAGGCTTTTCTCTGAGGTCGTATGGAGTTATCGTCGCATTAGCGATTGTAATTGCTTTTGGAGTAGCTTATTATCTGGCACGAGGAACTCAATATCAGAAACATCTCCCCAATCTTGTTGTTTATTTACTATTCGGTGCGATTGTTGGGGCAAGAATCTGGCATGTGTTCTTTTTCCAATGGTGGTATTTTTCAGATCATTTAACAGAGATATTCGCCGTTTGGAAAGGTGGAATCGCCATTCAGGGTGCATTGGTGGGCGGATTCTTCACTGCAGTCATTTATGCAAGGAAACACAAACTCTCCTTTTGGGAACTTGCGGATATCTTGGCACCAGCCATTATACTTGGGCAGGCTATCGGACGAATTGCTTGTTTACTAAACGGCGATGCTTTTGGGTCTCCAACGGGGTTGGGGTTCGGTATCGTCTATCCGGAAGGAACCATCGCATTTGATAGATATGGTGCATCTCCGTTGTGGCCTGCAGAAATTTGGGAAGGGCAGTTGGATCTTGTTGTTTTTGGTATTCTTATGGCCATGAAAAATGTCAAACTCCCATTAGGAATGATGTTCTTAAGCTATAATATATTGTACTCATTAGTCCGGTTTATGCTTGAATTTCTTCGTGGAGACTCGCCTCGTTATGCTTTGCAATGGACTGCGGGACAATGGACGAGTATAACCGTTTTACTGATTTCTGTAATACTCATGCTTTACTTTTTCAAGCGCAACCCTGTAATAAAACCAGTTCAAGATTCGGCTTAAGCAAGAAACACGGGAGGGGTGGACATACATGAACAAGACGGATTGGCTGGTAGCCTTATTTATCATAGCTATGGGAATGATGTGTTTGATCATTTCAGTAACGTCATTTCGTAATATGTCCCTTCTGCAAGTTGGAAGTTGGACGGGGGGAGTCTGTTTTTTGGCGATCCTAGTAGGCGGAATTATTAGTCTTGTATATTATTTTATTACAAAAAAGCATAAGGATTGATTTCTCCCTCGCTTAACACCTTCCCCGCCCCGCTTTCCAGTTTAGAGAGAGCTTCTTTTTTCGTTATATTTTGAAAGAATTCGAGCATTGCCCTCCTTTAGTCCATAGGTAGCCGCCTATATACTTAAGCTATTAAATTGACTACAAGAGGTGACCACACTTGAATCGTTCCACAGCCGTTATTACAAACCCCGCTGAGAACACACGGAAAAAGAGCTCTTTTCTTAACAGATGGAACGCTCCCATCGCGGGCTACTTGTTCATTTCACCTTGGCTGCTCGGCTTTCTCGGGCTAACTGCCTACCCCCTATTTTTATCGTTATACTATTCGTTTACTGACTACACGCTGATGGAACCTATCCACTGGATTGGAACGCGCAACTATGAGCGCATATTCACGGCCGATCCGAAATTTCTGCAATCTGTAAAGGTTACCTTCATGTACGTGCTTGCTTCGGTACCGTTGAAGCTCATTGCGGCCCTGTTTGTGGCCGTAGTACTCAACAAAGCCATACGCGGAATATCCCTTTACCGCACGGCGATTTATTTTCCTTCACTGATTGGGGGCAGTATTGCGGTGTCCTTGCTCTGGCGGAATATTTTTGGAGTGGATGGAATCTTCAACAAAATCATTGCTGTCTTTGGGGTAGAGGGCAAAGGCTGGATTACGAGTCCGGATACGGCTCTGGCCACACTCGTTCTGTTGACCGTTTGGCAGTTTGGCTCTACGATGGTAATCTTTCTAGCTGGATTGAAGCAAATTCCAAGCGATCTATATGAAGCTTCATCTGTGGATGGTGCCAATCGGTTTACCCAATTTTTCAAGATTACGTTACCCATGCTGTCGCCGATCCTGTATTTTAATCTCATCATGGCGGTTATCGGGGCGTTCCAAATGTTCACCTCTGCTTTTGTAATTACGAATGGTGGGCCAATGAACTCTACTTATGTCTACGCTCTCTATCTGTACGAACGAGCCTTTAGCCGCTATCAACTGGGTTATTCCTCAGCGCTGGCCTGGATTATGCTCGTCATGATCGTTGCGGCCGCAGCCATTATCGCTGGCACCTCGAAATATTGGGTGTTTTACGAAACGGAAACTGGAGGGAAGAAACGCAAATGACGAAAAAATGGAAGTTGGCTACCCGACATCTCTTCATGATCATCTTTAGCCTGTTGATGGTTTACCCGGTCCTTTGGTGGATTGGTGCATCCTTGAAGCCGAATAATGAGCTGAGCTCGCCCAATATTTTTCCATCTGTTCCGCAGTGGAGCAATTTCGTAAATGGGTGGAATTCCGTTCCTGGACATTCTTTCACAGACTTTTATTTTAACACCTTTGAACTGGAAATTGCCGTCCTTATGGCCACATTGATCTCGTGCACACTTGTTGCGTTCGGCTTCGCGAGACTGGACTTTCCACTCAAAAAGTTTTGGTTCTCCCTCCTCATGCTGACGCTGATGATGCCTGGACAGGTGCTGATCATTCCTCAATATGCATTGTTCTACCAACTAGGCTGGGTAAATACGTATCTCCCCTTTATTGTGCCTCATCTGTTGGCTAGTGGGGCAGGCGGAACGTTCTTCGTCTTCTTGTTGATTCAATTTATCCGCGGTATCCCACGAGAGCTTGATGAATCTGCCAAAATAGACGGCTGCAACTGGTTTGGTATCTTTTGGCGAGTAATTATGCCCCTTACCAAGCCCGCAATCGTTACGGTCATGATCTTCTGCTTCCTGTGGAATTGGGATGATTTCCTGGGCCATCTGCTGTATATTAACTCGGTGGACAAATACACAGTTGGATTGGCGCTTCGCATGATCAACGATTCTCAATCTGCTCAGCAGTGGGGGCAGTTGCTGGCCATGTCGCTGGTATCGATTGTGCCGGCCACGCTTGTCTTTATGTTCCTGCAGAAGTATTTCGTTGAAGGGATTGCTACAACAGGAATAAAAGGATAAGATAAACAACAATTATCAATCCTATGGCGGTAAAGCGACGAACCTTTTTTCGCTGCTTTATCGTTTATTTCGAAATATAAGAATGTATATGTACACATGATAACTTATCCTTATATTTCTCGAAGAAGCGGGTGCCGTCCATAAAAGGACGGCGAAGCCGTTTCTTCTTGTCTCAACAGGAACAAAGGAAGTGTGAAGCACTATGACCAATCCTTTCAAAAAATTCAGGATCGACCGCCTATTTTTCCACGGTTTTGCCGTGCTGATCATTGTAGTAATCGCTTCCATCGCTTGGACAAGCTACAGCAGCTCGTCAAAGGCACTCGTGCAGACAACCTCTCATTACCAGCAGCAACTGCTGGATGAGCTGAATAATGAAATTACGACCCGGCTGGTTATGATTGAGCAGATCTCATTGTCTACCTCTCGTGACAACGAGCTGATTACCTTTCTAATGAACAAGCAGGACGAATTCGATCGTTATCGGCGGCGAGTGAGTGTTGAACGTGCGTTGGCTAATTTGACCTATTCGATTCCGGTGATTCAAGGGATTGATCTATACATGAAGGCACCGCTCCAGGGGGATGCCAAAAGTTATATCCAATTTCGGGATATTGCCGATCTGGATAAACAGGAAGGATTCCAGAATCTGGCGAAGAGTGATTTTGCCTGGACCGGCGAGCATAACATACCCAGCTTTCAAGGTGATGTTCCGGTGCTTAGCTTTGCCAGAACAATTATGTATGAGGATACCAATTTGGGAGTGCTTGTGATTCACGTCAAAGCCAAGGAAATTCGCATGCTGCTGACAGGTAATTCCTCAGGATCGAATCGGATGATGATGAACACTCAAGGGCAGCAGATTCTGAAGATTGGTCAGGCAGTGGATCAGGCAGAATGGTCCAAATGGGTTGATATCAAGAACCAACAATCAGGCTACGTTCATATTAAGGGAAACAAGGCAGCCGATGATTCTCTGCTGGTGTATTCGAAGCTGGCTGATTCCAATTGGACGCTGGTTGAGATTACGTCGTGGAACCAGATTACCGCTAAAAGCTTCAGGCTGGCTGAAGTGATTGGCCTCATTGGGATTGCCGCCGTTCTGCTGGTGCTGCTCCTCACCCACTTTTTAAGCAGGCAATTCACGAAGCCCATCAAACAACTGGTTACAGCAATGAGGATTTATTCCGTAGGCGGGAACAATGTGGAGCTGCCGGTGGATTATGAGAATGAGTTCGGGTATTTATTTGCCGGATACCGCAAACAGAACGAGCGGATCGAAGAACTGTATCTATCCCTGCAACGCCGGTATGAGCAGCAGCGAAAAGCCGAGATTGAAGCACTGCAGGCTAACATTAATCCCCATTTCCTCTACAACATGCTCGATCAATTGAACTGGATGGCGATCGAAGCCGGACAGGATGAGCTTAGCCGGATTCTGGAATTAATGGGACGCATGTTCCGCATTGGCTTGTCCAATGGGGACAGCTTTATCACAATCGCTGAAGAACTTATTCATATGGAGTGTTATCTGGAAATTCAACAGCTGCGCTGGGGCAATGGACTTCAATATACGATAGAGGTGCCGCAAGACATAGAGCCCTTATATATTCCAAAGCTTACTCTGCAACCCTTTGTTGAGAATTCGGTCGTTCATGGCTTCAATAAGCGGAATCGCGGTCATATTCACATCTCGATAAGCAGAAGCACTAATTCTCTACAGATCATTATTGATGATGATGGGGTCGGGCTGAAGCAGGTGGTAGACAAGGAACTCAAGCGTCATACGGGAGGTTACGGCATTCGTAATGTAAGAGAGCGAATTGCTGGTTATTTCGGAGAATGTTATGGGGTTTCTCTTATGGAACGAGAGGTTGGGGGACAAGGGTTGAGATTAATCTGCCACTATTGATTGAACCTCCCAATAAAGAGCAAATAGAGAAAAGTATCGAATAGATCATTCTATAGTTGGTTGCTGCCGACTGATGTGGAGTTCGAAGGAGGCAAAATGTGTGTGGAAAATCGCCATTATTGATGATGAACGCCAAGTGCTGCAAGGAATGAAGCGTGCGATTCCTTGGGATGAACTGGATGCGGAATGGGTTGGGGAAGCTCTAAATGGCGTGGACGGATTGGATATCATTCGAGCTACTGAGCCGGATATAGTCATTACCGATATTTATATGCCGGCGATGAATGGTCTGGATATGATGGAGCAACTAAGGAAAGAAGGATTTAACGGAAAAATCATTATTTTGAGCGGATATTCTGATTTTGAACATGCCAGACAGGCGTTAAGGTACAACGTAAGTGATTACGTGTCCAAGCCCATTAGTGTCCCGACTTTAAAATCTATTCTGGGCAAAGTTATTGAAGAGCTTGTGCAGGAAGAGGAGAAAAGAATCAAGCAAGGTGAGCTTGAAGATAAAATGATGCTGTATGAGCCTTTCGTGGAGAAGGAATGGGTGAGATCTGCTGCAGTTGGTACGCTAGACCGTACTTATCGCAGTGGTGCCCACTTGCCGCCGCCTTATCGCTATTGGATGGACTGCAGCCATATAACCATTGGGATTGATCTGGTTCGTGATCATCGTGCCAACGAACTATCTGTATCGGACTGGAATCTATTTCGGTTTGCGATTAGCAACATAGCCTGCGAGGTCGCCCGCAAAGTGTTTCCGACAATTGAATATACGGAGCTTCACAGTACAAGAACACTGCTAATTGTTCATCCGCAAGCGGAGAGCCCGGAACAAGTACAGCAGAAACTGGAGGAGCTCGGGATCAAGCTGATTGATAGCATTAAGAGTTACCTTAAGTTGGTTATATGCGTGGGTATTGGAGGTATCAAGGAGTTGTGGACGAAGATTCCAGACTCGACGGAGGAAGCCTTCCGTGCTATTGATTTGCGGGAGCGGAGGATGGTACCCACTTACGATATCTATGTTTACCAGGGGCAAATAAGCAGCGAACAGGATTCGGTTGCCCTGTTTCCAGTTAAGTTTTCGTTCAAACTGGCCAGTGCGATGAAGGCATCGCAGGAAACTGAGGCGCAGCAGCTGGTTGCTGACTATATCAGAGAATTAAAGAAGCAGAAAGGGATTACACCCGACTACGTGCAGATGCTGGGAAGTGAGCTATGGGGGATAATTACGTATTCCCTGTATGAGGCGGGGCTGGTGCTGGATGATCTTTTTACAAATGATCAGATTGCCAAGGAATTGGTCGGCCTGACCGGGCCGGACGCCTTAGCTAACTGGCTGATTGACAAGATAACCAGCATTTGCAGCAGTCGGCAGTGGAAGGGAAGCAGCAAGCACAGACAGGTTGTCGATTTCATGACTCATTACATTCACGAGCATTATGCAGAAGAGGTCACACTTGCTGATCTTTCAGAAATGGTCTACATTTCACGCAACCACCTGTCCATTATTTTTAAAAATATTACAGGCGAAACGTTCAACACCTATTTAACACGTGTGCGGATTGAAAAAGCACGGGAACTGCTGCTAGAGCGCAATATGCTGGTCTATGAGGTAGCTGAACGGGTGGGTTATAAGAACATACCCTATTTCAGCACACTGTTCAAAAAAATTACCGGAATGAATCCGACAGAGCTAATTAAATAAAACAGAAAATCATTTCAGGAGTGAAACCTAAAGCAACACTGGATTCTGGCTTAGCAGGCAAAATTGTTCATACTCAGGTAGACTCCTTTTGGTGGAGGGGCCACAGCTATTATGACGTATGGTGGAGAGGGACCTGGGAAAAAGAAGGGGGCGGCTGTACCCTTAATCATGGGGTTCATCATATGGATCTGCTGCAATGGATGCTAGGCATGCCGCACACCGTTCAGGCAGTCATGAGTAATACTTCGCATGATAATGCCGAGGTGGATGACCTTTCTATTGCTATTCTTTCCTACCCCAATGGCAGTCTGGCACAGATCACAAGCTCGCTTGTTCATCATGGTCAAGAGCAGCAGATGATCTTTCAAGGGGAGCGGGAGCGAATCTCGGCACCCTGGAATGTGTATGCGTCTACCTCGCAAGCAGATGGGTTTCCGGAGCGGAATGTGGTGCTTGAGGAAGAGTTGGAGCAGTATTACAATAGCCTTGAACCGTTACTTTATAAGGGGCACACCGGACAAATTGATGATGTCATGAAAGCGATCGAGAATAACTCGCTGCAGGTGCTTATTGATGGTTATGAAGGACGGAAGATGATAGAGCTAATAACAGCCATCTATGAAGCAGTCATTACGGCGCGGCCTGTAAGTCTCCCGTTAACCAAAGAAAGTAAATTGTATACGAAGGAAGGCTTTCTGGCGAACGCACCACACTTTCATTCACTTGGGGGCAAATAATATGGTGAAATTCAGTATTATTGGTGGATCGGGCTTTCGGGCGCAATATTTCCTCCGAATCGTCCAAGCCTTGCCCGAACGTTTCCAAATCTGCGGTATGGTCGTGCGGAATGAGGTCAAAGGCAGAGACATGGCAATGAAATGGGGCATTCCCACCTACCGTTCTCTGGAAGATCTGCTGAAGTATGAAAGCCCTGACTTCGTTGTCGTTTCGGTAAGCGGGGCTGGAGGTCTCGAATATTTATTGAAGCTGGCTGAGGCCGGGATTCCAGCCTTGTCGGAAACGCCGCCTGCACCGGATCTGCCGGGCCTTGAACTTCTTTATGACAAACTAATTGTTACTGGTGCACATATTCAAGTAGCAGAACAATACCACCTTCATCCCATACAAGAGGCGCGTTTGGCACTTATTCGTTCGGGGAAGTTAGGGAGAATTACAGAAACCACTGTCTCTATCTCGCATCTATATCATGGTGTAAGCTTAATTCGCAAAATGCTTGGTGTTACCTTTGAGGAAGTGCGAATAAGAGCGATGCGCTTTGAATCCGAGTGGATTAATGGACCTACACGCAGTGGTCCGCCGACGGAAGATAAGCTGATTCCCTCTCAAAGGGATTTAGCCTGGTTGGATTTTGGTGATTCGCTAGGGATTTATGACTTCACCAAGGATCAGCATCGTTCCTGGATTCGCTCGAATCATCTATCCGTCAAAGGGGAGCGAGGTGAAATCTTCGATAATCGCGTCCTGATTCAGCAGGACAACCTGATTCCACTTCAATTAGAGCTGAAGCGAGTCAATAAAGGAGAGTTGGAGAACGCGGAAGGTTATTTTCTGCAAGGCATCCTGTGCGGAGAACAATGGCTCTACGACAATCCATTTGCTCCCGCCAGACTGTACGATGATGAAATCGCCATTGCCAGCTGCCTGCAAAAGATGGCCGATTACGTCTCGGGTGGACCGGGATTCTATAGCCTGGCAGAGGCTGCTCAGGATTATTATCTGGGGATGATGATCGAGAAAGCCATTCAAAGCGGAGAAACTATTATCGCGCCGCAGCAACGATGGGCGCGGTAGGAGTATTTTACAGTATATGCGGTGAGCGAGCCCCCTGAATGGGGGCTTTATCTAATTTTATTACCACTTACCACATGCCAATGTAAATGTTTTGTATCCTGATACGCTCCTAAATTTGTGATGATCTTCGATGCTCCTGTTTTATTAACCATTTCCTCTGCTATTTTTTTAATAACTTCCATCATTTCTAATAGCAATTGTCCTGTGTTTTCTGCTTCATCAGAGATTAGCGATGAAATATGTATTTTCGGAATTACAACGATATGATGATCATAAAAAGGTTGTGTATGATGATAGGCAAGTACGGAGTCAGTTTCAAATACTGTGTTTACTGGAGTCTTACCGTTTAGCACTTCATCGCAATAAAAATCTTGATTCATAATTATCCTCATATCAGTAGGGATAGATGAGCGGTATCGTTTAAAACGCTTAAGACATTTTGCTTATAACTATTCTGATTTAGTATTGAAATACTGCCTACAGACGCTGAGAAATATGCCTTACTGAGCATTTGTGGTTGAAAATTCATCCACCATGCGATGATATAAGCCAATGTCCCGCCATGAGTTACGATTATTAGATCTTTCTCTTCTGTATTACATATCCTTTCCATGCAGCAACATATACGACTATAGAATTCTCTCCATGTCTCACCCTCTTGAAA comes from Paenibacillus sp. 19GGS1-52 and encodes:
- the lgt gene encoding prolipoprotein diacylglyceryl transferase, coding for MRVILFEIGGFSLRSYGVIVALAIVIAFGVAYYLARGTQYQKHLPNLVVYLLFGAIVGARIWHVFFFQWWYFSDHLTEIFAVWKGGIAIQGALVGGFFTAVIYARKHKLSFWELADILAPAIILGQAIGRIACLLNGDAFGSPTGLGFGIVYPEGTIAFDRYGASPLWPAEIWEGQLDLVVFGILMAMKNVKLPLGMMFLSYNILYSLVRFMLEFLRGDSPRYALQWTAGQWTSITVLLISVILMLYFFKRNPVIKPVQDSA
- a CDS encoding sugar ABC transporter permease produces the protein MNRSTAVITNPAENTRKKSSFLNRWNAPIAGYLFISPWLLGFLGLTAYPLFLSLYYSFTDYTLMEPIHWIGTRNYERIFTADPKFLQSVKVTFMYVLASVPLKLIAALFVAVVLNKAIRGISLYRTAIYFPSLIGGSIAVSLLWRNIFGVDGIFNKIIAVFGVEGKGWITSPDTALATLVLLTVWQFGSTMVIFLAGLKQIPSDLYEASSVDGANRFTQFFKITLPMLSPILYFNLIMAVIGAFQMFTSAFVITNGGPMNSTYVYALYLYERAFSRYQLGYSSALAWIMLVMIVAAAAIIAGTSKYWVFYETETGGKKRK
- a CDS encoding carbohydrate ABC transporter permease yields the protein MTKKWKLATRHLFMIIFSLLMVYPVLWWIGASLKPNNELSSPNIFPSVPQWSNFVNGWNSVPGHSFTDFYFNTFELEIAVLMATLISCTLVAFGFARLDFPLKKFWFSLLMLTLMMPGQVLIIPQYALFYQLGWVNTYLPFIVPHLLASGAGGTFFVFLLIQFIRGIPRELDESAKIDGCNWFGIFWRVIMPLTKPAIVTVMIFCFLWNWDDFLGHLLYINSVDKYTVGLALRMINDSQSAQQWGQLLAMSLVSIVPATLVFMFLQKYFVEGIATTGIKG
- a CDS encoding sensor histidine kinase, which gives rise to MTNPFKKFRIDRLFFHGFAVLIIVVIASIAWTSYSSSSKALVQTTSHYQQQLLDELNNEITTRLVMIEQISLSTSRDNELITFLMNKQDEFDRYRRRVSVERALANLTYSIPVIQGIDLYMKAPLQGDAKSYIQFRDIADLDKQEGFQNLAKSDFAWTGEHNIPSFQGDVPVLSFARTIMYEDTNLGVLVIHVKAKEIRMLLTGNSSGSNRMMMNTQGQQILKIGQAVDQAEWSKWVDIKNQQSGYVHIKGNKAADDSLLVYSKLADSNWTLVEITSWNQITAKSFRLAEVIGLIGIAAVLLVLLLTHFLSRQFTKPIKQLVTAMRIYSVGGNNVELPVDYENEFGYLFAGYRKQNERIEELYLSLQRRYEQQRKAEIEALQANINPHFLYNMLDQLNWMAIEAGQDELSRILELMGRMFRIGLSNGDSFITIAEELIHMECYLEIQQLRWGNGLQYTIEVPQDIEPLYIPKLTLQPFVENSVVHGFNKRNRGHIHISISRSTNSLQIIIDDDGVGLKQVVDKELKRHTGGYGIRNVRERIAGYFGECYGVSLMEREVGGQGLRLICHY
- a CDS encoding response regulator transcription factor, which encodes MWKIAIIDDERQVLQGMKRAIPWDELDAEWVGEALNGVDGLDIIRATEPDIVITDIYMPAMNGLDMMEQLRKEGFNGKIIILSGYSDFEHARQALRYNVSDYVSKPISVPTLKSILGKVIEELVQEEEKRIKQGELEDKMMLYEPFVEKEWVRSAAVGTLDRTYRSGAHLPPPYRYWMDCSHITIGIDLVRDHRANELSVSDWNLFRFAISNIACEVARKVFPTIEYTELHSTRTLLIVHPQAESPEQVQQKLEELGIKLIDSIKSYLKLVICVGIGGIKELWTKIPDSTEEAFRAIDLRERRMVPTYDIYVYQGQISSEQDSVALFPVKFSFKLASAMKASQETEAQQLVADYIRELKKQKGITPDYVQMLGSELWGIITYSLYEAGLVLDDLFTNDQIAKELVGLTGPDALANWLIDKITSICSSRQWKGSSKHRQVVDFMTHYIHEHYAEEVTLADLSEMVYISRNHLSIIFKNITGETFNTYLTRVRIEKARELLLERNMLVYEVAERVGYKNIPYFSTLFKKITGMNPTELIK
- a CDS encoding Gfo/Idh/MocA family oxidoreductase, translated to MKPKATLDSGLAGKIVHTQVDSFWWRGHSYYDVWWRGTWEKEGGGCTLNHGVHHMDLLQWMLGMPHTVQAVMSNTSHDNAEVDDLSIAILSYPNGSLAQITSSLVHHGQEQQMIFQGERERISAPWNVYASTSQADGFPERNVVLEEELEQYYNSLEPLLYKGHTGQIDDVMKAIENNSLQVLIDGYEGRKMIELITAIYEAVITARPVSLPLTKESKLYTKEGFLANAPHFHSLGGK
- a CDS encoding Gfo/Idh/MocA family oxidoreductase: MVKFSIIGGSGFRAQYFLRIVQALPERFQICGMVVRNEVKGRDMAMKWGIPTYRSLEDLLKYESPDFVVVSVSGAGGLEYLLKLAEAGIPALSETPPAPDLPGLELLYDKLIVTGAHIQVAEQYHLHPIQEARLALIRSGKLGRITETTVSISHLYHGVSLIRKMLGVTFEEVRIRAMRFESEWINGPTRSGPPTEDKLIPSQRDLAWLDFGDSLGIYDFTKDQHRSWIRSNHLSVKGERGEIFDNRVLIQQDNLIPLQLELKRVNKGELENAEGYFLQGILCGEQWLYDNPFAPARLYDDEIAIASCLQKMADYVSGGPGFYSLAEAAQDYYLGMMIEKAIQSGETIIAPQQRWAR
- a CDS encoding HIT domain-containing protein, with product MNQDFYCDEVLNGKTPVNTVFETDSVLAYHHTQPFYDHHIVVIPKIHISSLISDEAENTGQLLLEMMEVIKKIAEEMVNKTGASKIITNLGAYQDTKHLHWHVVSGNKIR